A portion of the Anoplopoma fimbria isolate UVic2021 breed Golden Eagle Sablefish chromosome 15, Afim_UVic_2022, whole genome shotgun sequence genome contains these proteins:
- the ap4s1 gene encoding AP-4 complex subunit sigma-1, with product MIKFMLMVNRQGQTRLSRYYHPVELSRRALLEADVVRCCLSRKKDQCSFVEYKDFKLVYRQYAALYIVVGVTDNENELSVYELVHNFVEVLDKYFSRVSELDIMFNLDRVHIILDEMIQNGHVVETNKSRVLAPLTALDKMADG from the exons aTGATAAAGTTCATGCTGATGGTGAACCGGCAGGGTCAGACCAGACTGTCCCGGTATTACCACCCGGTGGAGCTCAGCAGGAGAGCGCTGCTGGAGGCCGACGTGGTCCGCTGCTGCCTGAGCCGCAAGAAAGACCag TGCTCGTTCGTGGAGTACAAAGACTTTAAACTGGTTTACCGTCAGTACGCCGCTCTGTACATCGTGGTCGGCGTCACGGACAACGAG AACGAGCTTTCCGTCTACGAGCTGGTTCACAACTTTGTGGAGGTTTTGGACAAATACTTCAGCCGGGTG AGTGAACTGGAC ATCATGTTCAACTTGGACCGAGTCCACATAATCCTGGACGAGATGATCCAGAACGGACACGTGGTGGAGACCAACAAGAGCCGCGTCCTGGCGCCGCTCACCGCCCTCGACAAGATGGCCGACGGTTGA